A genomic window from Triticum urartu cultivar G1812 chromosome 7, Tu2.1, whole genome shotgun sequence includes:
- the LOC125520607 gene encoding uncharacterized protein LOC125520607, translating to MDAYLSRLMTDNVNPDNLFDDEYYLFAGEGSDADDMEHDELEDSSHNTYVDHDPLDYVYSNLPDHTHILKHAANCDHCKAKKFVSEAPGFCCRSGQIELKQPEPIPELMRLWSSMDADSRHFRENIRFFNGHFFTTLGVSLDESYTNMKSGVYTFRAHGTIYHNVHSFGPTSRPEHLQLYFYDDDPGLTHRKAATEQLDQDVVRKLVDILRENPYSQQFRSLGAHRDNLDDYRIDLNTDQRLDQRKYNRPLSSEVAAIWVEGTDLAKRFDRRITLCGNDNQRHSIHVTAGSYDPLSYPLFYPRGELGWHPKLPKRDVPWPVVQQPRGRRDDDDEEDAEGNSRLYVSVRDYYCYMLQTRPGIFNPILCGARLLQQWGVDMYIKIESCRLKWYRKNQTKIRADLYKGVVDAITSGETRASAVGVRIVLPGTYPRGDRDMKRRHMDAMAIVHTYGKPDIFLTMTCNPNWEEITNELFPGQTAQDRPDLVARVFHGKLEAMKELFFKKNILGVVAHVYVVEFQKRGLPHAHFLLIMDSTYKLVVPEQYDRLISAELPDKQKYPELHALVVKHMMHGPCGALNPKNVCMQQNECKCRYPRPFNENTAQGKDSYPVYRRRDNGRQAKARGKMLDNRWVVPYNPYLLRMFNCHINVEVCSSIKAVKYLYKYIYKGHDRASFSIDQPDADGNIDEIKRYVDARWVTPPEAMWRIFGFPLCANDPPVL from the exons ATGGACGCTTACCTTAGTCGTCTCATGACTGATAATGTCAACCCTGACAACCTCTTTGACGATGAGTATTACCTGTTTGCTGGTGAAG GCTCAGATGCTGATGACATGGAGCACGACGAATTGGAAGACTCAAGTCACAATACCTATGTCGACCATGATCCACTGGACTATGTCTACTCAAACCTCCCAGACCACACACACATCCTGAAGCACGCGGCGAACTGCGATCACTGCAAGGCCAAGAAGTTTGTGTCCGAGGCCCCGGGATTCTGCTGTCGCAGTGGGCAGATCGAGCTGAAGCAACCGGAGCCCATCCCGGAGCTAATGAGGCTTTGGTCTAGCATGGATGCGGACTCAAGGCATTTTCGGGAGAACATACGGTTCTTCAACGGCCACTTCTTCACAACCCTCGGCGTCAGCCTCGATGAAAGCTACACAAACATGAAGTCTGGGGTGTACACATTTCGGGCGCACGGCACCATCTACCACAATGTTCATTCCTTCGGGCCAACATCCCGTCCAGAGCATCTACAGTTGTACTTCTACGACGACGACCCAGGCCTAACCCATCGCAAGGCTGCCACCGAGCAATTAGACCAGGATGTCGTCAGAAAGTTAGTGGACATACTCAGGGAAAACCCGTACTCCCAGCAGTTCAGGAGTTTGGGTGCGCACAGGGACAACCTCGACGATTACAGGATAGACCTCAACACTGACCAGAGACTAGACCAACGGAAGTATAATAGACCTCTGTCATCTGAGGTCGCTGCAATTTGGGTGGAGGGCACTGACCTAGCGAAGAGGTTCGATCGTAGGATTACACTTTGCGGGAATGACAACCAGAGGCACAGTATACATGTGACGGCTGGCTCGTATGACCCGCTCTCTTACCCACTCTTCTACCCAAGGGGGGAGCTCGGTTGGCACCCGAAACTACCTAAACGTGACGTCCCTTGGCCGGTTGTGCAACAACCAAGAGGTAGacgtgatgatgatgatgaggaggatgcAG AGGGGAATAGCAGGTTATACGTCTCGGTGAGAGACTACTACTGTTACATGCTCCAGACACGACCTGGGATATTCAATCCCATACTCTGTGGAGCACGATTGCTCCAGCAATGGGGGGTGGACATGTACATCAAGATTGAGAGTTGTAGGTTGAAATGGTACAGGAAAAACCAGACAAAGATCCGTGCCGACCTGTATAAAGGAGTTGTTGATGCAATTACATCCGGCGAGACCCGGGCAAGCGCTGTTGGCGTAAGGATAGTGCTCCCTGGAACGTACCCACGTGGCGACCGTGACATGAAGCGGAGGCATATGGATGCCATGGCAATTGTCCATACCTACGGGAAGCCTGACATCTTCTTGACCATGACCTGCAACCCTAACTGGGAAGAGATAACGAATGAGTTATTTCCTGGTCAGACAGCGCAAGACCGACCTGATCTTGTGGCTCGTGTGTTCCATGGCAAGCTAGAGGCTATGAAAGAGTTGTTCTTCAAGAAGAATATCCTGGGTGTTGTCGCACATGTATATGTAGTCGAGTTCCAGAAGAGGGGCCTCCCCCACGCACACTTTTTGTTGATCATGGATTCTACCTATAAGCTTGTCGTTCCGGAGCAGTACGACCGACTCATTTCTGCCGAGCTCCCAGACAAGCAGAAGTATCCTGAACTCCATGCCTTGGTGGTGAAACATATGATGCACGGACCATGCGGTGCTCTCAACCCCAAAAATGTGTGCATGCAACAGAATGAGTGCAAGTGCAGATACCCGCGGCCGTTCAATGAAAACACGGCACAGGGCAAGGACTCATACCCAGTTTATCGTCGTCGAGATAATGGTCGGCAGGCTAAGGCCCGGGGTAAAATGTTGGACAACAGATGGGTTGTGCCGTATAACCCTTACCTTCTGCGGATGTTCAATTGCCACATCAATGTTGAGGTTTGCTCCAGCATAAAGGCCGTCAAATACCTTTACAAGTACATATACAAGGGCCATGATAGGGCTTCTTTCAGCATCGACCAGCCCGACGCCGATGGTAACATTGATGAGATCAAAAGATACGTAGACGCGAGGTGGGTTACTCCTCCAGAGGCGATGTGGAGGATATTTGGCTTCCCCTTGTGTGCCAATGACCCGCCTGTACTATAG